The Deinococcus sedimenti genome window below encodes:
- the pdhA gene encoding pyruvate dehydrogenase (acetyl-transferring) E1 component subunit alpha, which yields MVQCLAPDGSVVREDLLPEPEIRLDLYRQMRRARHFDERGWVLYRQGRLGVFPPFGGMEASQVGTAAALTKDDWLFPTYRDTGAALTLGLPIARTLAYWRTSPHGWHMPADLKVLPFYIPIATQYPQAVGAALAERRQGTRNVAMAFIGDGGSSEGDFHEALNFAGALNAPCVFILQNNGWAISVPTRTQTRATDLSRRADGYGIPGVRVDGNDALATYHVTREAVDRARNGGGPTLIETVTYRVKPHTVADDPSRYRSEADTAGWDAKDPVTRLRTHLLNAGLMTEASEAALLAEIAAEFEAALAEADSYPEPTPAEILDHVFAEPTPQLKKQRAEILAEHAQDQKEQA from the coding sequence ATGGTGCAGTGCCTCGCCCCGGACGGCTCGGTCGTCCGCGAGGACCTCCTGCCCGAACCCGAGATCCGCCTGGACCTGTACCGGCAGATGCGCCGCGCCCGGCACTTCGACGAGCGCGGCTGGGTGCTGTACCGCCAGGGCCGCCTGGGCGTCTTCCCGCCCTTCGGCGGCATGGAGGCCAGTCAGGTCGGCACGGCCGCCGCGCTGACCAAGGACGACTGGCTGTTCCCCACCTACCGCGACACCGGCGCCGCCCTGACCCTCGGCCTGCCCATCGCGCGGACGCTCGCCTACTGGCGCACGAGCCCGCACGGGTGGCACATGCCCGCCGACCTGAAGGTCCTGCCGTTCTACATCCCGATCGCCACGCAGTACCCGCAGGCGGTCGGCGCGGCCCTCGCCGAGCGGCGCCAGGGCACCCGCAACGTCGCCATGGCCTTCATCGGCGACGGCGGCAGCAGCGAAGGTGACTTCCACGAGGCGCTGAACTTCGCCGGGGCCCTGAACGCCCCGTGCGTGTTCATCCTCCAGAACAACGGCTGGGCGATCAGCGTTCCCACCCGCACCCAGACGCGCGCCACGGATCTCAGCCGCCGCGCCGACGGGTACGGCATCCCCGGCGTGCGCGTGGACGGCAACGACGCGCTCGCCACGTACCACGTCACCCGTGAAGCTGTTGACCGCGCCCGCAACGGCGGCGGCCCCACCCTGATCGAAACCGTCACGTACCGCGTCAAGCCGCACACCGTCGCCGACGACCCCAGCCGCTACCGCAGCGAGGCCGACACCGCCGGCTGGGACGCCAAGGACCCCGTCACGCGCCTGCGCACCCACCTCCTGAACGCGGGCCTCATGACCGAGGCCAGCGAGGCCGCACTGCTCGCCGAGATCGCCGCCGAGTTCGAAGCCGCCCTCGCCGAGGCCGACAGCTACCCCGAACCCACCCCCGCCGAGATCCTCGACCACGTCTTCGCGGAACCCACCCCCCAGCTGAAAAAACAGCGCGCGGAGATCCTCGCCGAGCACGCGCAGGACCAGAAGGAGCAGGCATGA
- a CDS encoding DUF1304 domain-containing protein, which produces MTLIAAVLVGLIALLHVYIMVLEMFLWTTPRAMKAFGTTPELAAQTRVMAGNQGLYNGFLAAGLIWGLITGSAAIQLFFLACVAVAGLYGAATANRRILFIQTVPATLAILAVLLAR; this is translated from the coding sequence ATGACCCTGATCGCCGCGGTCCTGGTGGGCCTGATCGCCCTGCTGCACGTGTACATCATGGTGCTGGAAATGTTCCTGTGGACCACCCCGCGCGCCATGAAGGCCTTCGGGACCACGCCGGAACTCGCGGCGCAGACCCGCGTCATGGCGGGCAACCAGGGCCTGTACAACGGTTTCCTGGCGGCGGGCCTGATCTGGGGCCTGATCACGGGCTCGGCGGCGATTCAGCTGTTCTTCCTGGCGTGCGTGGCGGTCGCGGGCCTGTACGGCGCGGCCACCGCGAACCGCCGCATCCTGTTCATCCAGACGGTACCCGCCACGCTGGCGATCCTGGCGGTGCTGCTGGCCCGCTGA
- the gltX gene encoding glutamate--tRNA ligase, producing the protein MSVVTRIAPSPTGDPHVGTAYIGLFNFTLARQGGGKFILRIEDTDRNRYVPDSEKRIFQMMQWLGLTPDESPLQGGPNGPYRQSERFDLYGEYARQLVASGHAYYAFETAEELSALREAAQAEGRVIAVPSRELDPAAAQARVEAGEAAVIRLKVPREGETVVNDRLRDPIHFQNREIDDKVLLKADGFPTYHLANVVDDRLMGVTHVVRAEEWITSTPIHVLLYRAFGWPEPVFAHMPLLRNSDKSKISKRKNPTSVEWYQQQGFLPEAMLNFLATMGWTHPDGLEVFDLEEFARVFRLEDVTLGGPVFSQEKLRWYNGKYLREVLPGDEVARRLHAFLAGQKVDLPMDDYFRSVVRLMTPRIEVFSEFMDKTPYFWSEEYPVTEKAQAAIDGARELLPELAATLKNLPTFDAASIKAAFAAFAEERGLKLGKVMPPVRAAVAGTMESPDLPDLLATLGRDRVVARIGKLGA; encoded by the coding sequence ATGTCTGTTGTGACCCGTATTGCTCCGAGCCCGACCGGTGATCCTCATGTGGGGACCGCGTACATCGGGCTGTTCAATTTCACGCTGGCCCGTCAGGGTGGGGGGAAGTTCATCCTGCGCATCGAGGACACCGACCGGAACCGCTACGTGCCGGACAGTGAGAAGCGCATCTTCCAGATGATGCAGTGGCTGGGCCTGACGCCGGACGAGTCGCCGCTGCAGGGCGGTCCGAACGGTCCGTACCGTCAGTCCGAGAGGTTTGATCTGTACGGTGAGTACGCGCGGCAGCTGGTGGCGAGCGGGCACGCGTACTACGCGTTCGAGACGGCGGAGGAGCTGTCGGCGCTGCGGGAGGCGGCGCAGGCGGAGGGCCGCGTGATCGCGGTGCCCAGCCGTGAGCTGGACCCGGCGGCGGCGCAGGCGCGGGTGGAGGCGGGCGAGGCGGCCGTGATCCGCCTGAAGGTCCCGCGTGAGGGCGAGACGGTCGTGAATGACCGCCTGCGTGACCCGATTCACTTCCAGAACCGCGAGATCGACGACAAGGTGCTGCTGAAGGCGGACGGGTTCCCCACGTACCACCTGGCGAACGTGGTGGATGACCGCCTGATGGGCGTGACGCACGTGGTCCGCGCCGAGGAGTGGATCACGAGCACGCCGATTCACGTGCTGCTGTACCGCGCGTTCGGGTGGCCTGAGCCGGTGTTCGCGCACATGCCGCTGCTGCGCAACTCGGACAAATCCAAGATCAGCAAGCGCAAGAACCCCACGAGCGTCGAGTGGTACCAGCAGCAGGGGTTCCTGCCGGAGGCGATGCTGAACTTCCTGGCGACGATGGGCTGGACGCACCCGGACGGCCTGGAGGTGTTCGACCTGGAGGAATTCGCGCGGGTGTTCCGGCTGGAGGACGTGACGCTGGGCGGCCCGGTGTTCAGTCAGGAGAAGCTGCGCTGGTACAACGGCAAGTACCTGCGCGAGGTGCTGCCAGGGGACGAGGTCGCCCGGAGGCTGCACGCGTTCCTGGCTGGCCAGAAGGTGGACCTCCCCATGGACGACTACTTCCGGTCGGTGGTGCGCCTGATGACGCCCCGTATCGAGGTCTTCAGCGAGTTCATGGACAAGACCCCTTACTTCTGGTCGGAGGAGTACCCGGTGACCGAGAAGGCGCAGGCGGCGATCGACGGCGCGCGGGAGCTGCTGCCCGAGCTGGCCGCCACGCTGAAGAACCTGCCGACCTTCGACGCGGCGTCCATCAAGGCGGCCTTCGCGGCGTTCGCCGAGGAGCGGGGCCTGAAGCTCGGGAAGGTCATGCCCCCCGTGCGCGCGGCGGTCGCCGGGACGATGGAGAGCCCGGACCTGCCGGACCTGCTCGCCACGCTGGGCCGTGACCGGGTGGTCGCCCGGATCGGGAAGCTGGGCGCATGA
- a CDS encoding ATP-binding protein — MTVTAKARTLGELLQTEGYAGRAPFDGKIRLVQDEVRDNLTRKLRSGEELFPGVVGYDDTVIPQLVNALLARQNFILLGLRGQAKSRILRAITELLDPEVPVIAGVDMPDDVLNPVGAEGRALLEAHGLDLPVRWLPRAERYVEKLATPDVTVADLIGDVDPIKAARLGTSLGDVRSMHFGLLPRANRGIFAVNELADLAPKVQVALFNILQEGDVQIKGYPIRLELDVMLVFSANPEDYTARGKIVTPLKDRIGSEIRTHYPTDVRLGMDITAQEAVRSGDVTVPEFIAELVEEIAFQAREDGRVDKLSGVSQRLPISLMEVAAANAERRSLVQGDDAVVRVSDVYAGLPAITGKMELEYEGELKGADNVARDVIRKAAGAVYARRYGSANTRELEKWFEAGNVFRFPQGGDSAASLKAAAEVPGLSDLAAEVAASSVDAVRVSAAEFILEGLYGRKKLSRAEELYAAPEPETRQQRGGRWN; from the coding sequence ATGACCGTGACTGCGAAGGCGAGGACGTTGGGAGAACTGCTTCAGACCGAAGGGTACGCCGGGCGCGCGCCGTTCGACGGGAAGATCCGGCTGGTGCAGGACGAGGTGCGGGACAACCTGACCCGCAAGCTGCGCAGCGGCGAGGAGCTGTTCCCCGGTGTGGTGGGGTACGACGACACGGTGATTCCGCAGCTGGTGAACGCGCTGCTGGCGCGGCAGAACTTCATCCTGCTGGGCCTGCGCGGACAGGCGAAGAGCCGCATCCTGCGCGCCATCACGGAACTGCTGGACCCGGAGGTGCCGGTCATCGCGGGCGTGGACATGCCGGACGACGTGCTGAACCCGGTGGGTGCCGAGGGCCGCGCGCTGCTGGAGGCGCACGGGCTGGACCTGCCGGTCCGCTGGCTGCCGCGCGCGGAGCGGTACGTGGAGAAACTGGCGACGCCGGACGTGACGGTCGCGGACCTGATCGGGGACGTGGACCCGATCAAGGCGGCGCGCCTGGGTACCAGCCTGGGTGACGTGCGCAGCATGCACTTCGGGCTGCTGCCCCGTGCGAACCGTGGGATCTTCGCCGTGAACGAACTGGCGGACCTCGCGCCGAAGGTGCAGGTGGCGCTGTTCAACATCCTTCAGGAGGGGGACGTGCAGATCAAGGGCTACCCCATCCGCCTGGAACTGGACGTCATGCTGGTCTTCAGCGCGAACCCCGAGGATTACACGGCGCGCGGGAAGATCGTCACGCCGCTCAAGGACCGCATCGGCAGCGAGATCCGCACGCACTACCCGACCGACGTGCGCCTGGGCATGGACATCACCGCGCAGGAGGCCGTGCGCAGCGGCGACGTGACGGTGCCGGAGTTCATCGCGGAACTCGTCGAAGAAATTGCCTTCCAGGCGCGCGAGGACGGCCGGGTGGACAAGCTGAGCGGCGTGTCGCAGCGCCTGCCGATCTCGCTGATGGAGGTCGCCGCCGCGAACGCCGAACGCCGCAGCCTCGTGCAGGGCGACGACGCGGTCGTGCGGGTCAGTGACGTGTACGCGGGCCTCCCGGCGATCACCGGGAAGATGGAACTGGAGTACGAGGGTGAACTCAAGGGCGCGGACAACGTCGCCCGGGACGTGATCCGCAAGGCCGCCGGGGCCGTATACGCCCGCCGCTACGGCAGCGCGAACACCCGCGAACTGGAAAAATGGTTCGAGGCCGGGAACGTCTTCCGCTTCCCGCAGGGGGGGGACAGCGCCGCCTCCCTGAAAGCCGCGGCGGAGGTGCCGGGCCTGAGCGACCTGGCCGCCGAGGTCGCCGCGAGCAGCGTGGACGCCGTGCGCGTCTCCGCCGCCGAGTTCATCCTGGAGGGCCTGTACGGCCGCAAGAAGCTGTCCCGCGCGGAGGAACTGTACGCCGCGCCGGAACCCGAAACGCGCCAGCAGCGCGGCGGCCGCTGGAACTGA
- a CDS encoding putative bifunctional diguanylate cyclase/phosphodiesterase: MTIQAVTVRIFERRAEPALLLAVALHALLVSVAQPLPGHAWLTGGAYLTGQLVCLIVAAAAWRGAHPAQRRLLSRFTLALGALWLGDLITLSFELRGQAIPALSVADALYAGYYLLLFGALLRLTRLRLRSLRTLAMTLDSLIVMTILGTVAWTFLLSRPVPLHPAGAAYVTLDLALIAVGLLALRQQRLSVPVALICAGLALIVGGDLHYALVGGYASGNRADFLYLWGTALQALGLWQRREQSVRGVQWRPPRPVRVWLAAFPYLAGALTCAALLVSSPTPVTLWGAALTFLLVLLRQGTVLQENHLLARKLRHSAAELERRGSQLRFQTRHDALTGLPNRAEFEEQLRRALTGPVAVMFIDLDGFKDVNDTFGHPVGDELLRLVTARLQTHLPARATLARVGGDEFTLVLPGADEAQAVHAARRLLGSLSDPLDVAGLTLPVSASIGVSLAPRDGADITTLQRRADTAMYHAKRSGRRQVQVFTPALDDQRRDRFAVEAALRRALTGHEFTLHYQPQLRGARLESVEALLRWTSPTLGPVTPGRFIPVAEQCGLILPLGRWVRERACEQAAAWHHQGRPLRVAVNVSPLEFAQPDFVPHVHHLLERLDLPAHLLELEVTEGVLVQDLTGTATKLRALRALGVRISVDDFGVQHASLSALMALPADVLKLDRSFLSGHDGLGGVHAAGPQVLRAVHTLGRELNLDVLAEGVETPEQHALLRDLGFEYMQGFLFAPAMPADELDAWRAVRGSVSEPAQPTLLLE; this comes from the coding sequence ATGACGATCCAGGCCGTAACCGTGCGCATATTTGAACGCCGCGCCGAACCCGCGCTGCTGCTGGCCGTGGCGCTACACGCCCTGCTGGTCAGCGTGGCCCAGCCGCTGCCCGGGCACGCCTGGCTGACCGGCGGGGCGTACCTGACGGGGCAGCTGGTGTGCCTGATCGTCGCGGCCGCCGCGTGGCGCGGCGCGCACCCCGCTCAGCGCCGCCTGCTGAGCCGGTTCACACTGGCGCTGGGGGCGCTGTGGCTGGGCGACCTGATCACCCTGAGTTTCGAACTGCGCGGTCAGGCCATCCCGGCCCTCTCGGTCGCGGACGCCCTGTACGCCGGGTACTACCTCCTGCTGTTCGGCGCGCTGCTGCGCCTGACCCGCCTGCGCCTGCGGTCCCTGCGGACGCTGGCCATGACGCTCGACAGTCTGATCGTCATGACCATCCTGGGCACCGTCGCGTGGACGTTCCTGCTGTCACGGCCCGTGCCGCTGCACCCGGCCGGCGCGGCGTACGTGACCCTGGATCTCGCGCTGATCGCCGTGGGCCTGCTCGCCCTGCGCCAGCAGCGTCTGAGCGTGCCGGTCGCCCTGATCTGCGCGGGCCTGGCGCTGATCGTGGGCGGTGACCTGCACTACGCCCTGGTCGGCGGGTACGCGTCCGGGAACCGCGCGGACTTCCTGTACCTGTGGGGCACCGCCCTGCAGGCCCTGGGCCTGTGGCAGCGGCGCGAGCAGTCCGTGCGGGGCGTGCAGTGGCGCCCGCCGCGGCCCGTGCGGGTGTGGCTGGCGGCCTTCCCGTACTTGGCGGGCGCGCTGACGTGCGCGGCGCTGCTGGTGTCGAGCCCCACCCCGGTCACGCTGTGGGGCGCGGCCCTGACGTTCCTGCTGGTGCTGCTGCGTCAGGGCACGGTGCTGCAGGAAAATCACCTGCTGGCCCGTAAGTTGCGGCACTCGGCCGCCGAACTGGAGCGGCGCGGTTCGCAGTTGCGCTTCCAGACGCGGCATGACGCCCTGACCGGCCTGCCCAACCGCGCCGAGTTCGAGGAACAGCTGCGCCGCGCCCTGACCGGCCCGGTCGCGGTGATGTTCATTGACCTGGACGGCTTCAAGGACGTGAACGACACGTTCGGGCATCCGGTGGGTGACGAGCTGCTGCGGCTCGTGACGGCGCGCCTGCAGACGCACCTGCCGGCCCGCGCCACCCTGGCCCGCGTGGGCGGGGATGAGTTCACGCTGGTCCTGCCTGGCGCAGACGAGGCGCAGGCGGTACACGCCGCGCGGCGGCTGCTGGGTAGCCTGTCCGACCCGCTGGACGTGGCGGGCCTGACCCTGCCGGTGTCGGCGTCCATCGGCGTGAGTCTCGCGCCGCGGGACGGGGCGGACATCACGACCCTGCAGCGCCGCGCCGACACGGCCATGTACCACGCCAAACGCAGCGGGCGGCGTCAGGTGCAGGTGTTCACGCCGGCCCTGGACGACCAGCGGCGGGACCGCTTCGCAGTGGAGGCGGCGCTGCGCCGCGCCCTGACCGGACACGAGTTCACGCTGCACTACCAGCCGCAGCTGCGCGGCGCGCGCCTGGAAAGCGTGGAGGCCCTGCTGCGCTGGACTTCGCCGACGCTGGGACCGGTGACGCCCGGCCGGTTCATTCCGGTGGCGGAACAGTGCGGCCTGATCCTCCCGCTGGGCCGCTGGGTGCGCGAACGCGCCTGCGAGCAGGCCGCCGCGTGGCACCACCAGGGCCGACCCCTGCGCGTCGCGGTGAACGTCTCCCCGCTGGAATTCGCGCAGCCGGACTTCGTGCCGCACGTGCATCACCTGCTTGAGCGGCTGGACCTGCCCGCGCACCTTCTAGAACTGGAGGTCACCGAAGGCGTGCTGGTGCAGGACCTGACCGGAACCGCCACGAAACTCCGCGCGCTGCGGGCGCTGGGCGTGCGGATCAGCGTGGATGACTTCGGTGTGCAGCACGCGTCCCTGAGCGCCCTGATGGCCCTGCCGGCCGACGTGCTGAAACTGGACCGCAGTTTCCTCAGCGGGCACGACGGGCTGGGCGGGGTACATGCCGCCGGACCTCAGGTGCTGCGGGCCGTGCACACGCTGGGCCGCGAACTGAATCTGGACGTGCTGGCCGAAGGCGTCGAGACGCCCGAGCAGCACGCGCTGCTGCGTGACCTGGGCTTCGAGTACATGCAGGGGTTCCTGTTTGCGCCGGCCATGCCGGCCGACGAACTGGACGCCTGGCGGGCCGTGCGCGGCAGCGTCTCCGAGCCGGCGCAGCCCACCCTGCTTCTGGAGTGA
- a CDS encoding DMT family transporter: MARLRFAPAAFLSAAPLLFVLLWSTGFLGTKGAARNADPFAYLTVRFVLAAVLMALLTAALRAPWPTRAQAGRAAVTGLLLHAGYLGGVTTAIWLGLPAGVTSVLVGVQPLLTGLLSWPVLGERVTARQWAGLALGFAGVLLVMEGRLGGNLHGSAGSPAALGAAAFALLCTTAGTLYQRRAGADMPLLGGTTAQYVASAAALGLITLARGGGEIHWNAEFMLSLTWLVLVLSVGAILLLMRLLRDLPAARVNSLFYLVPPLTVLESWLLYGERLSPVSLVGLALCVSGVALAAAPPRRGAT, encoded by the coding sequence ATGGCCCGCCTGCGATTCGCGCCCGCCGCCTTCCTGTCGGCGGCGCCGCTGCTGTTCGTGCTGCTCTGGAGCACCGGATTCCTGGGCACCAAGGGCGCGGCGCGCAACGCGGACCCCTTCGCGTACCTGACGGTGCGTTTCGTGCTGGCCGCCGTGCTGATGGCACTGCTGACAGCCGCGCTGCGCGCCCCGTGGCCCACGAGGGCGCAGGCGGGCCGCGCGGCTGTGACGGGCCTGCTGCTGCACGCTGGCTACCTGGGTGGCGTGACGACCGCCATCTGGCTGGGCCTCCCGGCGGGCGTGACGAGCGTGCTGGTGGGTGTGCAGCCCCTCCTGACGGGATTGCTGTCGTGGCCGGTCCTGGGCGAGCGGGTCACGGCGCGGCAGTGGGCGGGCCTCGCGCTGGGGTTCGCGGGCGTGCTGCTGGTCATGGAAGGCCGACTCGGCGGGAACCTGCACGGGTCGGCAGGCAGTCCCGCCGCGCTGGGCGCCGCCGCGTTCGCGCTGCTGTGCACCACGGCGGGCACCCTCTACCAGCGGCGCGCCGGGGCGGACATGCCGCTGCTGGGCGGCACGACCGCGCAGTACGTGGCGAGCGCCGCCGCGCTGGGCCTGATCACCCTGGCGCGTGGGGGCGGGGAGATCCACTGGAACGCGGAATTCATGCTGTCCCTGACGTGGCTGGTGCTGGTCCTGTCGGTCGGCGCGATCCTGCTGCTCATGCGGCTGCTGCGCGACCTCCCGGCGGCGCGCGTGAACAGCCTGTTCTACCTGGTGCCGCCCCTGACCGTGCTGGAAAGCTGGCTGCTGTACGGCGAACGCCTCAGCCCCGTGTCGCTGGTGGGGCTGGCGCTGTGCGTCTCGGGCGTCGCACTGGCCGCCGCGCCCCCCCGACGGGGCGCCACCTGA
- a CDS encoding DUF1697 domain-containing protein codes for MIFVALLHAVNLGATRKVPMADLRALLTGLGLEGVRTYIQSGNAVFEAEPGPALRGRLEDALEARFGFPVPVTLRTATEWHAAAQGCPAHLRDEPVVLAFLRDPPDPARVEALRGRDVTPERWEVAGGTLYQTVPDGVRNLRLSAAVIERHLGVKVTVRNARTVQAIAAMLDT; via the coding sequence ATGATCTTCGTGGCGCTGCTGCACGCCGTGAACCTGGGCGCGACACGCAAGGTGCCCATGGCGGACCTGCGCGCCCTGCTGACCGGGCTGGGGCTGGAGGGGGTCCGGACGTACATCCAGAGCGGGAACGCCGTGTTCGAGGCGGAACCCGGCCCGGCGCTGCGAGGGCGGCTGGAGGACGCGCTGGAGGCCCGCTTCGGGTTTCCGGTGCCGGTGACGCTGCGCACGGCAACCGAGTGGCACGCGGCAGCCCAGGGCTGCCCGGCCCACCTGCGGGATGAACCGGTGGTCCTGGCGTTCCTGCGCGATCCGCCCGACCCGGCGCGGGTGGAGGCCCTGCGCGGGCGGGACGTGACCCCGGAACGCTGGGAGGTCGCGGGGGGAACGCTGTACCAGACGGTCCCGGACGGCGTGCGGAATCTGCGGCTGTCCGCCGCCGTGATCGAACGCCACCTGGGGGTGAAGGTCACGGTCCGGAACGCGCGGACCGTGCAGGCCATCGCGGCGATGCTGGACACCTGA
- a CDS encoding VOC family protein yields MTPGLSPTHQVRLARPSLDLDAAQRFYADGLGLRVLHRSSHDEFAPLLMLGLPGAAWHLELTHAHHVHVPPTPTGEDLLVIYLDDPVPPELIARLEAHGGTRVPALNLYWDRWGVTIRDPDGYRLVLCQRGWSNDP; encoded by the coding sequence ATGACTCCCGGCCTCTCCCCCACCCACCAAGTGCGGTTGGCGCGGCCCAGCCTGGACCTGGACGCCGCGCAGCGCTTCTATGCGGATGGCCTGGGCCTGCGCGTGCTGCACCGCAGTTCGCACGACGAGTTCGCCCCGCTGCTCATGCTGGGCCTGCCCGGCGCGGCGTGGCACCTGGAACTCACCCACGCGCATCACGTGCACGTGCCGCCCACGCCGACCGGGGAGGACCTGCTCGTGATCTATCTGGACGACCCGGTCCCGCCGGAGCTGATCGCGCGGCTGGAGGCCCACGGAGGCACGCGCGTCCCAGCGCTGAACCTGTACTGGGACCGCTGGGGCGTGACCATCCGCGATCCGGACGGCTACCGGCTGGTGCTGTGTCAGCGAGGCTGGAGCAACGACCCGTGA
- a CDS encoding VOC family protein, which produces MQLTHLTLNAPDLTAQRDFYALTLGLPTRQEHPDEFTVEVGRSRLTFRQGDTPAAHFALDIPRTQVDGAQAWLSARLSLLPDPSGQVRFGPDGAFHSSNLYFRDPAGHIVEFIARHDLPFDHAGPFGPAQVLHVSEFGLVVPDVRNATQWLTDHLDLRPWGDASPTFTPVGTPDGTLIVVPRGRGWFPIGQPAEPVPFTLTIRQGGARRTLTPATLPFLHAAVPA; this is translated from the coding sequence ATGCAGCTGACCCACCTGACCCTCAACGCGCCCGACCTGACCGCCCAGCGGGACTTCTACGCCCTGACCCTCGGCCTGCCCACCCGGCAGGAGCACCCGGACGAATTCACAGTAGAGGTGGGCCGCTCACGCCTGACCTTCCGCCAGGGCGACACGCCCGCCGCGCACTTCGCGCTGGACATTCCCCGCACGCAGGTCGACGGCGCGCAGGCGTGGCTGTCGGCCCGCCTGTCGCTGCTGCCCGACCCGTCGGGTCAGGTGCGCTTCGGGCCGGACGGGGCCTTTCACAGCTCGAACCTGTACTTCCGCGATCCGGCGGGCCACATCGTGGAATTCATCGCCCGGCACGACCTGCCCTTCGATCACGCCGGACCGTTCGGGCCCGCGCAGGTGCTGCACGTCAGCGAGTTCGGGCTGGTCGTCCCGGACGTCCGGAATGCCACGCAGTGGCTGACGGATCATCTGGACCTGCGCCCCTGGGGGGACGCCAGTCCCACCTTCACCCCGGTCGGCACCCCAGACGGCACCCTGATCGTCGTGCCGCGCGGACGCGGCTGGTTCCCGATCGGCCAGCCCGCCGAACCCGTGCCCTTCACGCTGACGATCCGGCAGGGCGGGGCGCGGCGCACCCTCACCCCGGCCACCCTGCCGTTCCTGCATGCGGCGGTCCCGGCATGA
- the soxR gene encoding redox-sensitive transcriptional activator SoxR, which produces MPTPLTPAQLAARSGLSVPTLHHYEREGLITAARTGGNQRRYPPDTLRRLAFIRAAARVGVPLAEIREALSTLPGARPPSAQDWAALSGAWREALNARIATLTRLRDDLDSCVACGCLSLDRCALHNPGDALGRTLPGGSQL; this is translated from the coding sequence ATGCCCACGCCTCTCACGCCCGCTCAGCTCGCCGCGCGCAGCGGCCTGAGCGTCCCCACCCTCCACCACTACGAACGCGAGGGCCTGATCACCGCCGCGCGCACCGGCGGTAACCAGCGCCGCTACCCGCCCGACACGCTGCGCCGCCTCGCGTTCATCCGCGCCGCCGCCCGCGTCGGCGTGCCCCTCGCCGAGATCCGCGAGGCGCTGAGCACCCTGCCCGGCGCACGACCCCCCAGCGCGCAGGACTGGGCGGCCCTGTCCGGCGCGTGGCGCGAGGCCCTGAACGCCCGCATCGCCACCCTGACCCGCCTGCGCGACGACCTCGACAGTTGCGTCGCCTGCGGGTGCCTCAGCCTGGACCGCTGCGCGCTGCACAACCCCGGCGACGCGCTGGGCCGCACCCTGCCCGGCGGCAGTCAGCTGTAG
- a CDS encoding EamA family transporter, producing MKPSPLLLAALAPISWGTSYVVLEHLQPVGPTSAAALRALGAGLLLLALVRQWPRGEWWWKSALLGTLNFGLFFSTLFISAAHLGGGLAATLGALGPLLILAFNLAARRQPPAPAALNAGLLGLLGVALLVLGPGAHADTVGLITGVFSVVAASGGYLLAGAWGTPPGASLLALTAWQLCWGGALLVPVAWWLDGPLPALRPDQLPWLAYLIVIGTALAYALWFQGIRDTSPVQVSLLTRLSPATALALDLLSGRPLGAAQWAGLGLITVSVVIGARPPRTARAAYS from the coding sequence ATGAAGCCTTCACCGCTGCTCCTGGCCGCCCTCGCCCCGATCAGCTGGGGCACCAGCTACGTCGTGCTGGAGCACCTCCAGCCGGTCGGTCCCACCAGCGCCGCCGCCCTGCGGGCCCTCGGGGCGGGACTGCTGCTGCTGGCCCTCGTGCGGCAGTGGCCGCGCGGCGAGTGGTGGTGGAAGAGCGCGCTGCTGGGCACCCTGAACTTCGGGCTGTTCTTCAGCACCCTGTTCATCAGCGCCGCGCACCTGGGCGGCGGTCTGGCCGCCACCCTCGGCGCGCTGGGCCCGCTGCTGATCCTGGCCTTCAACCTCGCGGCGCGGCGGCAGCCCCCGGCACCGGCTGCACTGAACGCCGGACTGCTGGGCCTGCTGGGCGTGGCACTGCTGGTCCTGGGACCCGGCGCGCACGCCGACACCGTGGGGCTGATCACCGGCGTGTTCAGCGTCGTGGCGGCGTCCGGCGGGTACCTGCTGGCGGGCGCGTGGGGTACTCCACCCGGCGCGTCACTGCTGGCCCTGACCGCGTGGCAGCTGTGCTGGGGCGGCGCGCTGCTCGTGCCGGTCGCGTGGTGGCTCGACGGGCCCCTGCCTGCCCTGAGACCCGATCAGCTGCCGTGGCTGGCGTACCTGATCGTCATCGGCACGGCGCTCGCGTACGCGCTGTGGTTCCAGGGGATCCGCGACACGTCGCCCGTGCAGGTGTCCCTGCTGACCCGCCTGAGCCCCGCGACCGCCCTGGCGCTGGACCTGCTGAGCGGGCGGCCCCTGGGCGCAGCTCAGTGGGCCGGGCTGGGCCTGATCACCGTCAGCGTCGTCATCGGGGCCCGGCCCCCGCGAACGGCCCGCGCGGCCTACAGCTGA